A single window of Onychostoma macrolepis isolate SWU-2019 chromosome 16, ASM1243209v1, whole genome shotgun sequence DNA harbors:
- the slc50a1 gene encoding sugar transporter SWEET1: MDFLQLLSCACIIFTVGMFTTGLTDLKKMKATQSADNVQFLPFLTTCLNNLGWLYYGLLKGDGTVISVNIIGAFLQTLYIITYCHYAKDKRRVFSQTLAMVSVLCVGWVYFTVVIPSGEAQLSQLGLACSVFTISMYLSPLADLLDIVRNKSVERLSFSLTVATFFTSTSWTLYGLQLGDYYIMVPNTPGIFTSIIRFFLFWWFGAVIPNKPSYKLIQI; encoded by the exons ATGGATTTTCTGCAGCTGCTATCATGTGCGTGCATCATATTCACCGTCGGGATGTTCACGACGGGATT GACAGACTTGAAGAAAATGAAGGCCACACAGAGTGCAGATAACGTACAGTTTCTGCCCTTCCTCACCACATGCTTGAA TAATCTAGGTTGGCTGTACTATGGATTACTAAAGGGAGATGGAACGGTGATATCTGTAAACATCATTGGGGCCTTTCTACAGACCTTATACATCATCACCTACTGTCATTATGCCAAAGACAAG AGGCGAGTGTTCTCGCAGACACTGGCGATGGTGAGTGTGTTGTGTGTAGGATGGGTGTATTTTACTGTGGTTATTCCTTCTGGAGAAGCTCAACTCTCTCAGCTTGGTCTGGCCTGCAGTGTGTTCACCATCAGTATGTACCTCTCTCCACTCGCGGATCTC TTGGATATTGTGCGAAATAAGTCTGTGGAGCGCTTGTCTTTTTCCTTGACCGTCGCTACATTCTTTACATCCACGTCATGGACGCTGTATGGCCTTCAACTGGGTGACTATTATATCATG GTGCCCAACACCCCTGGCATCTTTACTAGCATAATCCGCTTCTTCCTCTTCTGGTGGTTCGGAGCTGTCATTCCAAACAAGCCCTCCTATAAACTGATCCAAATCTGA
- the efna1b gene encoding ephrin-A1b, which translates to MDFLWLVCVAVSVSAWYASAERHSVYWNSTNANFLWDDYTVEVRINDYLDIICPHYTRGEIPSQEAERYVLYMVELEDYENCKPQSFDQLRWECSRPFAPHAPEKFSEKFQRFTPFTLGKEFRQGESYYYISKPLHHHGQECLRLKVDVVGPHGSKNKKKTMEKDEELEGKMSAGGVHNPSNRLPADDPIAMIPVVQRSVGSSGFHIAPVSSFVTLISIFLFLLLH; encoded by the exons ATGGATTTTCTGTGGCTGGTGTGCGTCGCGGTGAGCGTCAGCGCCTGGTACGCGTCTGCGGAGCGACACAGTGTTTACTGGAACAGCACAAACGCAAA TTTCCTATGGGATGATTACACCGTGGAAGTCCGCATTAATGACTACCTAGACATCATCTGCCCTCACTACACACGTGGCGAGATCCCATCCCAGGAGGCTGAGCGCTACGTGCTCTACATGGTGGAGTTGGAGGACTACGAGAACTGCAAGCCACAGTCCTTTGACCAGCTGCGCTGGGAGTGCTCCAGGCCTTTCGCTCCTCACGCTCCAGAGAAGTTCTCTGAGAAGTTTCAGCGCTTCACTCCCTTCACTCTGGGCAAAGAGTTCCGCCAGGGAGAGAGTTACTACTATATTT CCAAACCTCTTCACCATCATGGACAGGAGTGTTTGAGACTGAAGGTGGATGTAGTTGGACCTCATG GTTCCAAGAACAAGAAGAAGACCATGGAGAAAGATGAGGAATTAGAAGGGAAGATGTCTGCTGGTGGAGTCCATAACCCATCAAACAGGCTTCCAGCAG ATGACCCTATTGCCATGATCCCAGTTGTGCAGAGGAGCGTGGGCAGTTCGGGTTTTCACATTGCTCCCGTCTCAAGTTTCGTCACGTTGATCTCTATATTCCTCTTCCTGCTTCTCCACTGA
- the si:dkey-247k7.2 gene encoding uncharacterized protein si:dkey-247k7.2 has protein sequence MAQFGHVVAVLSLCLLAAVVNAQQNTPPPPRLGHEICTYYTQGGTLLLDGPKVFEMMLIEFGRAIQTLNPMVTQQWMDEVDDDHDKRLNMAECAKLVQRVSDSVQRPPQ, from the exons ATGGCACAATTTGGCCATGTGGTGGCAGTGTTGAGCTTGTGCCTGCTGGCTGCTGTGGTGAACGCTCAAC AGAACACCCCCCCACCTCCTCGTCTAGGACATGAGATCTGCACATACTACACTCAGGGTGGGACCCTCCTCCTGGACGGGCCAAAGGTCTTTGAAATGATGCTGATTGAGTTTGGACGGGCAATCCAG aCCCTGAACCCTATGGTGACTCAACAGTGGATGGACGAAGTCGATGACGATCACGACAAACGCCTCAACATGGCAGAGTGTGCCAAACTCGTCCAGAGAGTCTCTGATTCTGTTCAGAGGCCTCCGCAATAA